GTTAGACGCAGGTTACGTGGAATTACCTATCATAGGACAGCACGCGGTTTTGGCCGCATCTCTTCCCATGTTGCACAAAGACCCTTTCGACCGGATTCTTCTTGCTCAGGCAACAATCGAAGGCATTTCGCTTTTGACTTCAGACGAGATTGTTGCTCGTTATGAGGGGCCGGTTTTGTTTGTAAAATGAACCTGGAACAATTCGGCAAGTCTTGGCGCAAAATTGCAAATTCAAAACACCACAACAGCCTTCTTGGCGGGCTTTTTATAAACCCACTTCTTGTCGCCGGAGCGAAGGATTTCATACTCCCCTTTCACGAGGGTCAGAAACTCCTCCACGGAAGCCAGACGCAAATTTTTCAGCTCTTTCGTCTGGTAATGCATGGGAACCACGACGGCGGGATCGATTTGCTTTACGACCTCGGCGGCCTGTTGGGGGTCCAACGTGTAAGTTCCTCCGATCGGAATCAAGAGGACGTCGATATTTTGCAGCGCGGGCAGCTGCTTCTCCGTGAGAAGGTGGCCCAGATCCCCCAAATGCGCGATTCGAATTCCTCCTGTTGTGATGACGTGAATCGTGTTGCTCCCACGGTCGGCGCCTTGTCTGTTGTCGTGGAAGCTCTCCACCTTTTCAATAGTAAAACTCCCGCTTCCCTGTTCGACTTTGATCTTGTCCGTATAGCAGTGATCAAAGTGACCGTGGCTGCTGATGGCATAATTTGCGACGCCTTCCACCACCGGATACCCGAGCGAATCATCATAGGGGTCAATGACGAGCTTTTCAAGGCCGTTTTCGACGACAAAGCAGGCGTGACCCGGGTGGAAAAAGGTAAGTTCCGACTTGGCGTAGGAGCGGGCGCAGAGAATGAGAAACAATATGATTGCGGGTAATAAAATTATCATGGTTTCCTCCTGAATTTTTTTGCTTGAGTTTAACTTCTTTTCCAGATCTACAAAGCTTGATATTTTACCTTTAGCGTTTTCCCGTGAAAAGCAATCGCGATGCCCGTGACGTCCTTTATCCCGATCTCACGCAAAGGAACGGCGTATTTTTTTTCAACGATCTGCCTCAAAGCCATGTCCAGCTGCTTGTTCAGGTCTTTTTCCGAAGCGGCGACCTTAAATTCGAATATGAATCCGGGGAGGCGTCTGTCCTTTGGTTCCAAAAGCAAATCCGCCCTTCCGTGGCCGCTTTCCATGTTTGATCGGCCAATATATTCGTCTTCCAAGCCGGACAGCAGGCCGAGCATAAAGACATGATAGAAATTTTCTTTTTCGTTCAGATCAAAGTAGCTTGTTCTTGCTAAAAATAAGGCCTGGAGATTGGATTCAAAGGAATTGTCTCCGGTTATTTTTCCTTGTTTCAAAAAGGATAGGACCTTGTAGAACGTTTTTGTTTTGGTGGCCCCGAAATTACCGATAAACATATCTTTAAAAAAGGAACGGACCTCTTTGTTCGGAATCCGGAGTCGGTACAAATCGTTTTCCAGCTTGGCGTCAACAGTCAGATAGCCGCTTGCGAGCAGCAAGGTCCACAGGCTTTCCTGAGCGGTCAAATTGTCAAACGTCATGTCTTTATTGATGTATTCGGTTGTCGCGCTTTCCGAAAACAGAGCCGTCAAGTCGGAAAATATCGATTGCTCCGAAATTTTCAATACCTCGTAGATCAATTCATTGCTGGAGGTGTTTACCCAATGGGCGCCTGTTTCGCGTTTTTGCAGATAATTCACAATGGACCAGGGGTTGTAGACATCGGCATTCCCGAAACGGTAGCCGTTGTACCATTCCCGGACCGCGGGCAGCGTCTG
The Fusobacteriaceae bacterium DNA segment above includes these coding regions:
- a CDS encoding ATP-binding protein → MKEIPVGIDDFKVVRENDYFYIDKTPFIEKIAKGVGKTFLFTRPRRFGKSLNMSMLGAFFEIMDAEQNKKYFQDLQIGNSGFFSEQGKYPVIYISLKDVKQRDWLGCLAKMKQKVREVFKNKSYIEKTLSEFDREDFFGILKKEDDCVFEEALKFLCGLLYKHHRKKVVVLFDEYDTPIIEAYHRKYYDEAVSFFRNLYGALFKGNEYLHIGVLTGITRIAKEGIFSGLSNLVSDTVLDTGFEECFGLTEKEVCFALEAYELGQTLPAVREWYNGYRFGNADVYNPWSIVNYLQKRETGAHWVNTSSNELIYEVLKISEQSIFSDLTALFSESATTEYINKDMTFDNLTAQESLWTLLLASGYLTVDAKLENDLYRLRIPNKEVRSFFKDMFIGNFGATKTKTFYKVLSFLKQGKITGDNSFESNLQALFLARTSYFDLNEKENFYHVFMLGLLSGLEDEYIGRSNMESGHGRADLLLEPKDRRLPGFIFEFKVAASEKDLNKQLDMALRQIVEKKYAVPLREIGIKDVTGIAIAFHGKTLKVKYQAL
- a CDS encoding MBL fold metallo-hydrolase, with the translated sequence MIILLPAIILFLILCARSYAKSELTFFHPGHACFVVENGLEKLVIDPYDDSLGYPVVEGVANYAISSHGHFDHCYTDKIKVEQGSGSFTIEKVESFHDNRQGADRGSNTIHVITTGGIRIAHLGDLGHLLTEKQLPALQNIDVLLIPIGGTYTLDPQQAAEVVKQIDPAVVVPMHYQTKELKNLRLASVEEFLTLVKGEYEILRSGDKKWVYKKPAKKAVVVF